The Patescibacteria group bacterium genomic interval AGCGGAAAGGCGGCCTCAATTTCAACCCCGGATATTTCTTGCCGACATACGAGGTTATTTATCTTATCGCCAAGCCGAAGTTCGCGCTGAAAACCAAAGCGAATGCTCACGGCGATGTTTGGGAATTTACGCAAGAAATGAACAATGACCACCCCGCCGCCTTTCCAGTTAGTTTGATTGATAGGATTGTCGGATCAACTGATGCTAAGGTTGTTTTGGACCCATTTATGGGCTCGGGCACAACAGCGATTTCTGCCCTAAATTTTGGGCGAGATTATATCGGGATTGATATTTCGCCGGAGTATTGCGAAATGGCGGAGGAACGAATAAAACGGCATCAATCGCAAGCTAAACTTTTTCAACCTACTTATGAAAAACAAACCTAAAACTTATACTAAGCCGGAACTAATAGCCAAGCTGAAAGAAATTTCAGCTATGGGTTTTGTTGCGAATGCGCGGCGAGGTAATCATGGTGGTATCGGTAATACACTTGAGGATTTGCTTGGTATTAAAGAGAATAATTTACCAATACCAAATGCCGCAGAATGGGAATTGAAAACACAACGACTTGCCTCAACTTCGCTAACGACACTTTTTCATATTGGGGATAACGAAGCTATTTCTGTGGGATTTTCGGTCTGCACTTCATACGAGGGTGGAACCAAACGTATGCGATGATCCATCGTGCGAGCGCGTCGGGTGTTCGGAATCCGCGGTGCCGATTGAGGAGAGACCGGAGACGACCGTTCATGTTCTCCACCGCGTTCGTCGTCGAGGGAAGCCGCAGATGAGGATGCTCGTACCACGCACGGAAATCGTCCCGCCATCGGAGCGTCGA includes:
- a CDS encoding MvaI/BcnI family restriction endonuclease, whose protein sequence is MKNKPKTYTKPELIAKLKEISAMGFVANARRGNHGGIGNTLEDLLGIKENNLPIPNAAEWELKTQRLASTSLTTLFHIGDNEAISVGFSVCTSYEGGTKRMR
- a CDS encoding site-specific DNA-methyltransferase, with product MVCGSAVDVMKDLPDGSVDLIVTSPPYNLKNSTGNGMKDGRGGKWANAALQKGYTHHNDCMPHDEYVKWQRDCLTEMLRLIPEDGAIFYNHKWRVQGGLLQDRQDIVSGFPVRQIIIWKRKGGLNFNPGYFLPTYEVIYLIAKPKFALKTKANAHGDVWEFTQEMNNDHPAAFPVSLIDRIVGSTDAKVVLDPFMGSGTTAISALNFGRDYIGIDISPEYCEMAEERIKRHQSQAKLFQPTYEKQT